The Amycolatopsis viridis genome window below encodes:
- a CDS encoding rhodanese-like domain-containing protein translates to MNVHPGDIPTASVSELPADGLVLLDVREQDEWDAGHAPGAVHIPLGELPARTDELAQLPDDQPLYVVCRTGGRSARAAAWLNASGWDAINVAGGMKSWEAEGRPVVGEHDGPPQVL, encoded by the coding sequence GTGAACGTGCACCCAGGTGACATTCCGACCGCATCCGTGTCCGAGCTGCCCGCCGACGGGCTGGTGCTGCTCGACGTGCGCGAGCAGGACGAGTGGGACGCCGGCCACGCCCCGGGCGCAGTGCACATCCCGCTCGGTGAGCTGCCGGCGCGCACCGACGAACTGGCCCAGCTGCCCGACGACCAACCCCTCTACGTGGTGTGCCGCACCGGTGGCCGCTCGGCGCGGGCCGCGGCGTGGCTCAACGCGAGCGGCTGGGACGCGATCAACGTGGCCGGCGGCATGAAGTCGTGGGAGGCCGAAGGCCGCCCGGTCGTCGGCGAGCACGACGGGCCGCCGCAGGTCCTGTAG
- a CDS encoding solute symporter family protein, whose translation MTALAAGVEGSNPTLNIIIFAIFVAITLVIVFRASRNTRTASDYYAAGRSFTGPQNGIAISGDYLSAASFLGIAGAIAVNGYDGFLYSIGFLVAWLVALLLVAELLRNTGKFTLGDVVAFRMRQRPIRAAAAVSTLAVSFFYLLAQMAGAGGLVNLLLGITGEWGQNLVIAVVGVLMIVYVLIGGMKGTTWVQIIKAVLLILGALAMTLWVLGKFGFNFSHLLQGAVDKGGKTGAALLDPGKQYGKTGTSKLDFLSLGIALVLGTAGLPHVLMRFYTVPTAKDARKSVVWAIVLIGIFYLFTLVLGYGAGALVGPEKISKAPGTTNSAAPLLALELGGPVLLGFISAVAFATILAVVAGLTITASASFAHDVYANVIKKGRVDSKHAEVRVARITALVIGALAIVGGILAKNQNVAFLVALAFAVAASANLPTLLYSLFWKRFNTAGALWSMYGGLVITIVLIVFSPAVSGGAKPMIKGVDFHWFPLENPGLVSIPASFLLGFLGTVLSRERNDKKYAEMEVRSLTGAHAEKASAH comes from the coding sequence GTGACGGCACTGGCGGCCGGCGTCGAGGGCAGCAACCCGACGCTGAACATCATCATCTTCGCGATCTTCGTGGCGATCACGCTCGTGATCGTGTTCCGCGCCAGCCGCAACACGCGGACCGCCTCCGACTACTACGCCGCGGGCCGCTCGTTCACCGGCCCGCAGAACGGCATCGCGATCTCCGGCGACTACCTGTCCGCGGCGTCGTTCCTCGGCATCGCGGGTGCCATCGCGGTCAACGGTTACGACGGGTTCCTCTACTCCATCGGGTTCCTCGTCGCGTGGCTCGTCGCGCTGCTGCTGGTCGCCGAGCTGCTGCGCAACACCGGCAAGTTCACCCTGGGCGACGTGGTGGCGTTCCGCATGCGGCAGCGGCCGATCCGGGCGGCCGCGGCGGTGTCCACGCTCGCGGTGTCGTTCTTCTACCTGCTCGCGCAGATGGCGGGTGCCGGTGGACTGGTGAACCTGCTGCTCGGCATCACCGGCGAGTGGGGCCAGAACCTGGTGATCGCGGTCGTCGGCGTGCTGATGATCGTGTACGTGCTGATCGGGGGCATGAAGGGCACCACCTGGGTGCAGATCATCAAGGCGGTGCTGCTGATCCTCGGCGCGCTGGCGATGACCCTGTGGGTGCTCGGCAAGTTCGGGTTCAACTTCTCGCACCTGCTCCAGGGCGCCGTGGACAAGGGCGGCAAGACCGGTGCGGCGCTGCTCGACCCGGGCAAGCAGTACGGCAAGACCGGGACCAGCAAGCTCGACTTCTTGTCCCTGGGCATCGCGCTGGTGCTGGGCACGGCCGGTCTGCCGCACGTGCTGATGCGCTTCTACACGGTGCCGACGGCCAAGGACGCGCGGAAGTCCGTCGTCTGGGCGATCGTCCTGATCGGCATCTTCTACCTGTTCACGCTCGTGCTCGGCTACGGTGCCGGCGCGCTGGTCGGGCCGGAGAAGATCAGCAAGGCGCCCGGCACGACGAACTCGGCGGCCCCCCTGCTGGCGCTCGAACTGGGCGGCCCGGTGCTGCTCGGGTTCATCTCCGCGGTCGCGTTCGCCACGATCCTCGCGGTCGTCGCCGGCCTGACCATCACCGCGTCGGCGTCGTTCGCACACGACGTGTACGCCAACGTGATCAAGAAGGGCCGGGTGGACAGCAAGCACGCCGAGGTGCGGGTGGCCCGCATCACCGCGCTGGTGATCGGTGCGCTGGCCATCGTCGGCGGGATCCTCGCGAAGAACCAGAACGTGGCCTTCCTGGTTGCGCTGGCCTTCGCGGTGGCGGCCTCGGCGAACCTGCCGACCCTGCTGTACTCGCTGTTCTGGAAGCGCTTCAACACCGCGGGCGCGCTGTGGAGCATGTACGGCGGACTGGTCATCACGATCGTGCTGATCGTCTTCTCGCCCGCCGTGTCCGGTGGCGCGAAGCCGATGATCAAGGGCGTGGACTTCCACTGGTTCCCGCTGGAGAACCCGGGCCTGGTGTCCATTCCGGCGTCGTTCCTGCTCGGCTTCCTCGGCACGGTCCTGTCCAGGGAACGCAACGACAAGAAGTACGCCGAAATGGAGGTCCGTTCGCTCACCGGCGCCCACGCCGAGAAGGCGAGCGCGCACTGA
- a CDS encoding DUF485 domain-containing protein: MSTSDQDLVDETGPGDTWQKVQASPEFAELRKRLRTFVFPMTVLFLVWYLVYVLLADYAHGFMSTKLAGNFNVGLLIGLLQFVSTFLITGLYVRYANRKLDPVADKIRGEIEGGAR, translated from the coding sequence GTGAGCACCAGCGACCAGGACCTCGTCGACGAGACGGGTCCGGGTGACACCTGGCAGAAGGTGCAGGCGAGCCCCGAGTTCGCCGAGCTCCGCAAGAGGTTGCGGACCTTCGTCTTCCCGATGACCGTCCTCTTCCTCGTCTGGTACCTCGTCTACGTCCTGCTCGCCGACTACGCCCACGGCTTCATGTCGACGAAGCTGGCCGGCAACTTCAACGTCGGTCTGCTCATCGGTTTGCTGCAGTTCGTGTCGACGTTCCTCATCACCGGCCTCTACGTGCGGTACGCCAACCGCAAGCTCGACCCGGTCGCCGACAAGATCCGCGGCGAAATCGAAGGAGGCGCCCGGTGA
- a CDS encoding sodium/solute symporter produces MQLNPWALSGIATVAAMTFYLGHRSSRFANTTHDFLVARRTVRSRRNAAAISGEYLSAASFLGIAGIILKEGADGLWFPIGFAAGYLALMLFVAAPLRRSGAYTLPDFLEARLGSVALRRCGTFFVVFIGILYMVPQLQGAGLALTTVLSVPGWVGAVTVFALVGINVIAGGMRAITVVQAFQYWLKLFAIALPAFALCAVFLAGGKPGPAGSLGSPAPPVFGAETTVDIRTDVTFEVGTLTQVAVRPAGAATEHAEIWVQGSAQRLSQGTQVRFPAGTAVPTVTDAKAANSDWLRPGSGGLADLLQTYSLIFATFLGTMGLPHVLVRFYTNPDGRSARRTTLHVLLLLGLFYLFPIILGALSRMYVPELLVTGQTDAAVLRLPSAMVPGVAGQVIGAVVLAGAFAAFLSTSSGLLVSLAGVVSTDLSKGRVLDFRIAAGVVGLVPFALALVLRPNDLSLSVGMSFALAASTFSPLLLLGVWWRGLTWPGAMAGMIFGGGLVLGALGVEMVSRFTGDPAPWFADQPALITVPVAFAVTILVSLATPNGKPADVNPIMLRLHAPDRLGFMRDRAVARFGQAEERVRMGRGRHRK; encoded by the coding sequence GTGCAGCTGAACCCGTGGGCGCTGAGCGGCATCGCGACCGTCGCCGCGATGACCTTCTACCTGGGTCACCGCTCGTCCCGGTTCGCCAACACCACGCACGACTTCCTGGTCGCCCGCCGCACCGTCCGGTCGCGCCGCAACGCCGCCGCGATCTCCGGTGAGTACCTGTCGGCCGCGTCGTTCCTCGGTATCGCGGGGATCATCCTCAAGGAGGGCGCCGACGGGTTGTGGTTCCCGATCGGTTTCGCCGCGGGCTACCTGGCACTGATGTTGTTCGTGGCGGCGCCGTTGCGCCGCTCGGGTGCCTACACGTTGCCGGATTTCCTGGAGGCGCGCCTCGGGTCGGTCGCGTTGCGCCGGTGCGGCACGTTCTTCGTGGTGTTCATCGGGATCCTCTACATGGTCCCGCAGTTGCAGGGCGCCGGGCTGGCCCTGACGACGGTGCTGTCGGTGCCCGGCTGGGTCGGCGCGGTCACGGTGTTCGCGCTGGTCGGCATCAACGTCATCGCGGGCGGCATGCGGGCGATCACCGTGGTGCAGGCCTTCCAGTACTGGCTCAAGCTGTTCGCGATCGCGCTGCCGGCGTTCGCGTTGTGCGCGGTGTTCCTGGCCGGCGGCAAACCCGGCCCGGCGGGTTCGCTCGGCTCGCCAGCGCCGCCCGTGTTCGGCGCCGAGACCACTGTGGACATCCGCACCGACGTCACGTTCGAGGTCGGTACGCTGACGCAGGTGGCGGTGCGGCCCGCGGGCGCGGCGACCGAGCACGCGGAGATCTGGGTGCAGGGTTCGGCGCAGCGGCTGAGCCAGGGCACGCAGGTGCGGTTCCCGGCGGGCACAGCGGTGCCGACCGTCACCGACGCGAAGGCCGCCAACAGCGACTGGCTGCGGCCGGGGTCGGGTGGCCTCGCGGACCTGCTCCAGACGTACTCGCTGATCTTCGCGACGTTCCTCGGCACGATGGGGTTGCCGCACGTGCTGGTCCGCTTCTACACCAACCCGGACGGCCGGTCGGCGCGCCGGACCACGCTGCACGTCCTGTTGCTGCTCGGGCTGTTCTACCTGTTCCCGATCATCCTCGGTGCGTTGTCCCGGATGTACGTGCCGGAGCTGCTGGTGACCGGCCAGACCGACGCGGCGGTGCTGCGGCTGCCGTCGGCGATGGTGCCGGGGGTGGCCGGGCAGGTGATCGGCGCGGTCGTGCTGGCCGGGGCGTTCGCGGCGTTCCTGTCCACGTCGTCGGGGCTGCTGGTGAGCCTCGCCGGGGTGGTGTCCACGGACCTGTCGAAGGGCCGGGTGCTGGACTTCCGCATCGCCGCCGGTGTGGTCGGGCTGGTGCCGTTCGCGCTGGCGCTGGTGTTGCGGCCGAACGACCTGTCGCTGAGCGTGGGGATGTCGTTCGCGCTCGCGGCGTCGACGTTCTCGCCCCTGCTGCTGCTCGGTGTGTGGTGGCGCGGGCTGACCTGGCCGGGCGCGATGGCCGGGATGATCTTCGGCGGCGGTCTGGTGCTCGGTGCGCTGGGCGTCGAGATGGTGAGCCGGTTCACCGGCGACCCCGCGCCGTGGTTCGCCGACCAGCCGGCGCTGATCACCGTGCCGGTGGCGTTCGCCGTGACGATCCTGGTCAGCCTCGCCACGCCGAACGGCAAACCGGCGGACGTCAACCCGATCATGTTGCGCCTGCACGCCCCGGACCGGCTGGGTTTCATGCGGGACCGCGCCGTCGCGCGGTTCGGGCAGGCCGAGGAGCGGGTGCGGATGGGCCGGGGCAGGCACCGCAAGTAG
- a CDS encoding LytR/AlgR family response regulator transcription factor, whose protein sequence is MRVTVSAQQDTRRLLVLAVDDEPHGLNLLVDTLRNNPHIGRVFKAVDAAEALRLLASDDPELRERKDRGLPAIDAVFADLQMPGLSGMEMARVFSALNPAPVLVFVTGHAHEAVNAFDLGAVDYLLKPCNQHRLDRAVDRVLEKLKTVAPPGPGAAAPDASDDDEVIPVELAGTTKLVPRSSVRWVEAQGDYARLFTKDGSSHLVRIPLTQLEERWAKAGFVRIHRSFLVALNLITELRMGQGGYQVVIGNEEKLLPVSRRHTRELKDRLTGGR, encoded by the coding sequence ATGCGAGTCACTGTGAGTGCGCAACAAGACACCAGAAGACTCCTCGTCCTGGCCGTGGACGACGAGCCGCACGGGTTGAACCTGCTGGTCGACACGCTGCGGAACAACCCGCACATCGGCCGGGTGTTCAAGGCGGTGGACGCGGCCGAGGCGCTGCGGCTGCTCGCGTCGGACGATCCGGAGCTGCGTGAGCGCAAGGACCGGGGACTGCCCGCGATCGACGCGGTGTTCGCCGACCTGCAGATGCCCGGGTTGTCCGGGATGGAGATGGCGCGCGTGTTCTCCGCGCTCAACCCCGCGCCGGTGCTGGTGTTCGTCACCGGGCACGCCCACGAGGCCGTCAACGCGTTCGACCTGGGTGCCGTCGACTACCTGCTCAAGCCGTGCAACCAGCACCGGCTGGACCGGGCGGTCGACCGGGTCCTGGAGAAGCTGAAGACGGTCGCGCCACCGGGTCCGGGTGCCGCGGCGCCCGACGCGTCCGACGACGACGAGGTGATCCCGGTCGAGCTCGCCGGGACCACGAAGCTGGTGCCGCGCTCGTCGGTTCGGTGGGTCGAGGCGCAGGGCGACTACGCGCGCCTGTTCACCAAGGACGGCAGCAGCCACCTGGTGCGCATCCCGCTGACCCAGCTCGAGGAGCGCTGGGCGAAGGCCGGTTTCGTGCGGATCCACCGGTCCTTCCTCGTCGCGCTGAACCTGATCACCGAGCTGCGCATGGGCCAGGGCGGCTACCAGGTCGTGATCGGCAACGAGGAGAAGCTGCTCCCGGTCTCCCGCCGGCACACCCGTGAGCTCAAGGACCGCCTCACGGGTGGTCGATGA
- a CDS encoding S49 family peptidase, with product MTSVTDRLTSRIPRIGDRGDRKDVVAVVKLHGVITPTPSPLARGTINLAAVESALTRAFDHDRLKAVALLINSPGGAPTQSGLVAERIRQLAATKPGVPVLAFCEDVAASGGYWLACAADEIYAHRTSMVGSIGVISGGFGFTGLLERFGIERRVHTAGENKKRLDPFAPEKPEDVEWLKKMHAQLHEMFVDWVRERRGDRLTDTEELFSGDVWLGAKAVDLGLVDGIGNLREIVGQRYPDAEITVAEPKKPLLARLGLGAPAAAHALLDAVAQRVAWSRYGI from the coding sequence ATGACCAGCGTGACCGACAGGCTGACCAGCAGGATCCCGCGCATCGGCGACCGGGGCGACCGCAAGGACGTGGTGGCGGTCGTCAAGCTGCACGGCGTGATCACGCCGACGCCCTCGCCGCTGGCGCGCGGCACCATAAACCTCGCAGCCGTCGAGTCGGCGCTGACGCGGGCGTTCGACCACGACCGGCTCAAGGCGGTCGCGTTGCTGATCAACTCGCCGGGCGGGGCGCCGACCCAGTCCGGGCTGGTCGCCGAGCGGATCCGCCAGCTCGCGGCGACGAAGCCGGGCGTGCCGGTGCTGGCGTTCTGCGAGGACGTCGCGGCGTCCGGCGGCTACTGGCTGGCCTGCGCGGCGGACGAGATCTACGCCCACCGCACGTCGATGGTCGGCTCGATCGGGGTGATCAGCGGCGGGTTCGGGTTCACCGGCCTGCTGGAGCGATTCGGCATCGAGCGGCGCGTGCACACGGCGGGGGAGAACAAGAAGCGGCTCGACCCGTTCGCCCCGGAGAAGCCGGAGGACGTCGAGTGGCTGAAGAAGATGCACGCCCAGCTGCACGAGATGTTCGTGGATTGGGTGCGGGAGCGCCGCGGTGACCGGCTGACCGACACCGAGGAGCTGTTCTCCGGTGACGTGTGGCTGGGCGCGAAGGCTGTCGATCTCGGCCTGGTCGACGGGATCGGCAACCTGCGGGAGATCGTCGGGCAGCGCTACCCGGACGCCGAGATCACCGTCGCCGAGCCGAAGAAGCCGCTGCTCGCGCGGCTGGGCCTCGGCGCGCCGGCGGCCGCCCACGCGCTCCTGGACGCGGTGGCACAGCGCGTGGCCTGGTCCCGCTACGGGATCTGA
- a CDS encoding sensor histidine kinase, with protein sequence MSDLPISQIIPWSVAGVLLIVLIVVLARTRKPSSSIEDAVLEAVYHMSRATPDLREGFDQASADRITSQLLELLKCVAVGITDNEGTLVSWDGEANDHYLDLADAVALSIRKARREVVSHDDVPCDHRGTCKMKTAVIVPLLVEEEVEAALIVVGRSTGKRLIQMADAVAQFVTTQFELARFEESKHQLQQAEIKALRAQISPHFIYNALNTISALIRTDPEEARELLQEFADFTRYSFRTSGMFTTLADELRNIDRYLTIERARFGGRLEVRLKIAPEVLSVVVPFLIIQPLVENAVQHGLANKPTGGMVTVIASDHGTEALISVEDDGIGMDPARLADLRNSHRTGAHVGLGNINARMRQLFGDEYALMVETAPGAGMKVTLRVPKFAPGVRTDLPDYAGGPPEPARNGRLHKSEGVRNLAP encoded by the coding sequence GTGTCCGATCTGCCGATCTCGCAAATCATTCCGTGGAGCGTCGCGGGTGTTCTGCTGATCGTCCTGATCGTGGTCCTCGCGCGGACGCGTAAGCCGAGCAGCTCGATCGAGGACGCGGTCCTCGAAGCCGTCTACCACATGTCCCGCGCCACCCCGGACCTCCGGGAGGGCTTCGACCAGGCCAGTGCCGACCGGATCACCTCGCAGCTGCTCGAACTGCTCAAGTGCGTCGCGGTCGGCATCACCGACAACGAAGGCACGCTGGTTTCCTGGGACGGCGAGGCGAACGACCACTACCTCGACCTGGCCGACGCGGTGGCGTTGTCGATCCGCAAGGCGCGCCGCGAGGTCGTGTCGCACGACGACGTCCCCTGCGACCACCGGGGCACCTGCAAGATGAAGACCGCGGTGATCGTGCCGCTGCTCGTCGAGGAAGAGGTCGAGGCCGCGCTGATCGTGGTCGGCCGCAGCACCGGCAAGCGCCTGATCCAGATGGCCGACGCGGTCGCCCAGTTCGTCACCACCCAGTTCGAGCTGGCCCGCTTCGAGGAGTCCAAGCACCAGCTGCAGCAGGCCGAGATCAAGGCGTTGCGGGCGCAGATCTCCCCGCACTTCATCTACAACGCGCTGAACACGATTTCCGCGCTGATCCGCACGGACCCGGAGGAGGCGCGTGAGCTGCTGCAGGAGTTCGCCGACTTCACGCGCTACTCGTTCCGCACCTCCGGCATGTTCACCACGCTCGCCGACGAGCTGCGCAACATCGACCGGTACCTGACGATCGAGCGGGCCCGCTTCGGTGGCCGCCTCGAGGTGCGGCTGAAGATCGCGCCCGAGGTGCTGTCGGTCGTGGTGCCGTTCCTGATCATCCAGCCCCTGGTGGAGAACGCGGTTCAGCACGGCCTGGCGAACAAACCGACCGGCGGCATGGTCACCGTGATCGCCTCCGACCACGGCACCGAGGCGTTGATCAGCGTCGAGGACGACGGCATCGGCATGGACCCGGCGCGGCTGGCCGATCTCCGCAACTCGCACCGCACCGGTGCGCACGTGGGACTGGGCAACATCAACGCGCGGATGCGTCAGCTGTTCGGTGACGAGTACGCGCTGATGGTGGAGACCGCACCGGGCGCGGGGATGAAGGTGACGCTGCGGGTGCCGAAGTTCGCGCCCGGGGTGCGCACCGACCTGCCGGACTACGCCGGTGGCCCGCCGGAGCCGGCCCGCAACGGCCGTCTGCACAAATCCGAGGGAGTCCGTAACCTGGCGCCATGA
- a CDS encoding Fpg/Nei family DNA glycosylase, with translation MPELPEVEALAYHLREHAVGRLVSRVDVASLAVLKTFDPPYTDLHGRAVTGAGRFGKHLDLDCDGLHLVVHLARAGWLRWADNLSPAPPKPGKGPIALRVHFGDRGFDLTEAGTKKGLAVWVVRDRHDVPSVARLGPDALELHREALAGLLAGRTERLKWVLTDQSVIAGIGNAYSDEILHAARLSPFATAGKLSDDALDRLAAAMHEILTGAVERSVGQDAARLKGEKRSGLRVHARTGLPCPVCGDTVREVSFADKSFQYCPTCQTGGKPLADRRLSRLLK, from the coding sequence ATGCCCGAGCTGCCCGAGGTCGAAGCACTGGCGTACCACCTGCGTGAGCACGCGGTGGGCCGGTTGGTCAGCCGGGTCGACGTGGCCTCGCTGGCTGTGCTGAAAACGTTCGACCCGCCCTACACCGACCTGCACGGGCGTGCGGTGACCGGCGCGGGCCGGTTCGGCAAGCACCTCGACCTCGACTGCGACGGCCTGCACCTGGTGGTGCACCTGGCCCGCGCGGGCTGGCTCCGCTGGGCGGACAACCTCTCGCCCGCGCCGCCGAAGCCGGGCAAGGGACCGATCGCGTTGCGGGTCCACTTCGGGGACCGCGGTTTCGACCTCACCGAGGCGGGCACGAAGAAGGGCCTCGCGGTGTGGGTGGTGCGGGACCGGCACGACGTGCCGAGCGTCGCGCGGCTCGGCCCGGACGCGCTGGAGCTGCACCGGGAAGCGCTCGCCGGACTGCTGGCGGGCCGGACCGAGCGGCTCAAGTGGGTGCTCACCGACCAGTCGGTGATCGCGGGGATCGGCAACGCCTACTCCGACGAGATCCTGCACGCCGCGCGGCTGTCGCCGTTCGCCACCGCGGGCAAGCTGTCCGACGATGCGCTGGACCGCCTGGCCGCCGCGATGCACGAGATCCTGACCGGCGCGGTCGAGCGGTCCGTGGGTCAGGACGCGGCGCGCCTCAAGGGCGAGAAGCGGTCCGGTCTGCGGGTGCACGCGCGGACCGGCCTGCCGTGCCCGGTGTGCGGGGACACCGTGCGGGAGGTGTCCTTCGCCGACAAGTCCTTTCAGTACTGTCCGACGTGTCAGACGGGCGGCAAACCGCTGGCGGACCGGCGCCTGTCGCGGCTGCTGAAGTAG
- a CDS encoding DUF983 domain-containing protein, with amino-acid sequence MNRVVRGSDGRDWVVRAQMEWRRPATAEDFERDISGSHTSGIAMLAVCILLAVILVAWLPDTVVVPPWVIYGLLLIAVFFPLRWVLNRPWTVVAETDGGITGDPPPERWVGIISGMFRVRGELTRLAKTIQRESGPDFDGPLRPME; translated from the coding sequence ATGAACCGCGTGGTGCGGGGAAGCGACGGCCGCGACTGGGTCGTCCGGGCGCAGATGGAATGGCGCCGCCCGGCAACCGCCGAGGACTTCGAGCGGGACATCTCCGGCAGTCACACCTCGGGCATCGCGATGCTCGCCGTGTGCATCCTGCTGGCCGTCATCCTGGTCGCCTGGCTGCCCGACACCGTGGTGGTGCCGCCGTGGGTGATCTACGGGTTGTTGCTGATCGCGGTGTTCTTCCCGCTGCGCTGGGTGCTGAACCGGCCGTGGACGGTCGTCGCGGAGACCGACGGCGGCATCACCGGTGATCCCCCGCCGGAGCGCTGGGTCGGGATCATCTCCGGCATGTTCCGGGTGCGGGGTGAGCTCACCAGGCTCGCCAAGACGATCCAGCGGGAGTCGGGCCCGGACTTCGACGGCCCGCTGCGGCCGATGGAGTAA
- a CDS encoding sigma-70 family RNA polymerase sigma factor, with protein MSDEAAVPEQRSSSADEQVLLSRLRAGEDAAFRELFELHASAVRRLARSLAADASEAEDITAETFFRVLQALRRGKGPKEHVRAYLLTVARRVSWEWHGARRDVPVTDDELTSRAGAGADAHARTAEHTLITTAFTSLPERWRTVLWQTEVEGEQPAVVAPHFGLSANATAALARRARQGLRAAYLQAHLAVNRTSDVSCRGVIEKLGGYTAGSVTGAEASRVRGHLLVCASCRAMHAELRDVCSSLRAHAGAVALLVPASVAVAGGAGGASGALTTLKTVLVSKLKVGVALVSTTAAGVVGFAVGPAVVDESHPVGLPAQGAVELRIAEPDQRLSPPPQVLIAPDDVTLSYPGAPVRPGQDPRAAASPAGPGAPVQPPAQQQPAGVEQTGAAEGRVDSGEPTQSSSTGSARDDLPATDETPYSSTQTPSPDKPGKGKGRDKGGDKGGGKSGDKDKPAQTESAGPPSWSSAWWLTQSAPPGNGSGKGSSK; from the coding sequence ATGTCGGACGAGGCGGCGGTGCCGGAACAGCGTTCGTCATCGGCGGACGAGCAGGTTCTGCTGAGCCGGCTGCGGGCCGGTGAGGATGCCGCGTTCCGCGAGCTGTTCGAGCTGCACGCCTCCGCCGTTCGCAGGCTGGCCCGGAGCCTGGCCGCCGATGCGTCGGAGGCCGAGGACATCACGGCCGAGACGTTCTTCCGCGTGTTGCAGGCGTTGCGCCGCGGGAAGGGCCCGAAGGAGCATGTGCGCGCCTACCTGCTGACGGTGGCGCGCCGGGTGTCGTGGGAGTGGCACGGGGCACGCCGCGATGTGCCGGTCACCGACGACGAGCTGACCTCGCGTGCGGGCGCCGGTGCGGACGCGCATGCCCGCACGGCCGAGCACACCTTGATCACCACCGCGTTCACGAGTCTGCCGGAGCGGTGGCGGACGGTGTTGTGGCAGACCGAGGTCGAGGGTGAGCAGCCGGCGGTGGTGGCGCCGCATTTCGGGTTGAGCGCGAACGCGACGGCGGCGCTGGCGCGGCGGGCGCGGCAGGGTTTGCGGGCGGCGTACCTCCAGGCGCACCTGGCGGTGAACCGGACTTCGGACGTGAGTTGCCGCGGGGTGATCGAGAAGCTCGGCGGCTACACGGCGGGCAGTGTCACCGGTGCAGAGGCGAGCCGGGTTCGCGGGCACCTGCTGGTTTGCGCGTCGTGCCGGGCGATGCACGCCGAGCTGCGTGACGTGTGCTCGTCGCTGCGGGCGCACGCGGGGGCGGTGGCGTTGCTGGTGCCGGCGTCGGTGGCGGTGGCCGGTGGCGCCGGCGGGGCATCCGGTGCGCTCACCACGCTGAAGACGGTGCTGGTGTCGAAGCTCAAGGTCGGGGTGGCGCTGGTGTCGACCACCGCGGCGGGTGTGGTCGGGTTCGCGGTGGGGCCGGCGGTGGTGGACGAGTCGCATCCGGTGGGCCTGCCCGCGCAGGGCGCGGTCGAGCTGCGGATCGCGGAGCCGGATCAACGGCTGAGCCCGCCGCCGCAGGTGCTGATCGCGCCCGACGACGTCACGCTGTCCTATCCCGGGGCGCCGGTTCGCCCGGGGCAGGATCCCCGGGCCGCGGCGTCACCGGCCGGGCCGGGGGCGCCGGTGCAGCCGCCCGCGCAGCAACAGCCGGCGGGCGTGGAGCAGACGGGCGCGGCGGAGGGCCGCGTGGATTCCGGTGAGCCCACCCAGTCCTCGTCGACCGGCAGCGCGCGCGACGACCTGCCGGCCACGGACGAGACGCCGTACTCGTCCACGCAGACCCCGTCACCGGACAAGCCGGGCAAGGGCAAGGGCCGTGACAAGGGCGGTGACAAGGGTGGGGGCAAGAGCGGCGACAAGGACAAGCCGGCGCAGACCGAGTCGGCCGGGCCGCCGTCGTGGTCGTCGGCGTGGTGGCTGACGCAGTCCGCGCCACCGGGTAACGGCTCCGGCAAGGGGTCATCCAAGTAG